A window of the Bacillota bacterium genome harbors these coding sequences:
- a CDS encoding WYL domain-containing protein, which yields MSRVRTEAPELRAIERLGRVLFLLSKHGDGLTIAELARQCEVSEEVICRDLAKLEEWLVPLYRPDGEDDDAIASASARPLQHMWSPAARWALTPGGEVPLVPPLRFTPEEARAFLEACEGTRDPVVKAALERVRHAFFPIGSEAGEDGGQAPGERTDVGRYRLVKGLRSFYPTPEIERFTRAFEDAAKTCRHVRVVYHPRRTSIGRAVANVTGTGTEAGTRTFAPARPSVTVVVEPLCVVFENYKGNWYLVGRYLAERSESLGACVDRQVVTLASERVSALETLQTTFKRLTFRMTEYFSPAWGVRADDEPVSVKVRFYDEFNVIEKVENRMASRPEARLEKETESTYLYTDVIAGLDEFRRWLRSFGSSAEVLEPLELRNAMRQTAEAMLSLYDGRGRPWDHVEDS from the coding sequence GTGTCACGGGTGAGGACGGAAGCTCCTGAGCTACGAGCCATCGAACGACTCGGCCGGGTTCTCTTTCTCTTGAGCAAACACGGGGACGGGCTTACCATCGCCGAGCTTGCCAGGCAGTGCGAGGTTTCGGAGGAGGTTATCTGCCGCGATCTCGCAAAGCTGGAGGAATGGCTGGTCCCCCTCTACCGTCCCGATGGTGAGGACGACGACGCCATCGCCTCAGCCAGTGCCCGGCCCTTGCAGCATATGTGGTCTCCCGCGGCGCGATGGGCCCTGACCCCGGGCGGTGAGGTGCCCCTTGTGCCGCCGCTTAGGTTCACGCCCGAGGAAGCTAGGGCCTTTCTGGAGGCGTGTGAGGGGACCAGGGACCCCGTGGTGAAGGCCGCGCTGGAGCGGGTACGGCACGCGTTCTTTCCCATTGGCTCCGAGGCCGGCGAGGATGGGGGGCAAGCGCCGGGCGAGAGGACGGACGTGGGACGGTATCGCCTCGTCAAGGGGCTGCGTTCGTTCTACCCGACCCCCGAGATCGAGAGATTCACAAGGGCCTTCGAGGACGCGGCGAAGACTTGCCGACACGTGAGAGTAGTCTACCACCCGAGGCGCACCAGCATAGGACGCGCTGTCGCGAACGTGACCGGCACAGGCACGGAGGCCGGAACTCGAACATTTGCGCCTGCGCGGCCCTCCGTGACTGTGGTGGTCGAACCACTTTGCGTGGTGTTCGAGAACTACAAGGGCAATTGGTACCTCGTCGGGCGTTATCTTGCAGAGCGCTCCGAGTCCCTAGGGGCCTGCGTGGACAGGCAGGTGGTGACGCTGGCGAGTGAGCGCGTCTCTGCGCTCGAGACGCTCCAGACCACGTTCAAACGTCTGACGTTCAGGATGACGGAGTACTTCTCGCCTGCTTGGGGAGTCCGTGCAGATGACGAACCTGTTTCGGTCAAGGTGAGGTTCTACGACGAATTCAACGTGATCGAGAAAGTCGAGAACCGCATGGCCTCGCGTCCCGAAGCGCGGCTGGAGAAGGAGACCGAGAGCACTTATCTGTACACTGACGTCATCGCTGGCCTCGACGAGTTCAGGCGATGGCTGCGGTCATTCGGCAGCTCCGCAGAGGTTCTAGAGCCACTCGAGCTGCGGAACGCCATGAGGCAGACGGCAGAGGCCATGCTTTCCCTCTATGACGGTCGCGGCCGGCCATGGGATCATGTTGAGGATTCGTAA